The proteins below come from a single Xyrauchen texanus isolate HMW12.3.18 chromosome 3, RBS_HiC_50CHRs, whole genome shotgun sequence genomic window:
- the pole gene encoding DNA polymerase epsilon catalytic subunit A, whose translation MVLQNSGRYKPGRGGGDQDNQQDDASAMSAVNRLERSQFTDGMDERFGFERMKEPGEKTGWLINMHPTEILDDDKRMVSAVDYYFIQEDGNRFKVALPFKPYFYVATKKNCEREVISFLSKKFQGKVAKLEIMPKEDLDLPNHLVGLKRSYIKMYFNTVDDLTKVKREISPAVRKNREREKSNDAYTSMLSSALVGGSVVTEDEDGSSKKMAEQLDNIVDMREYDVPYHVRVAIDLKIHVAHWYNVRYRGSAYPPEIVRRDDLVERPDPVVLAFDIETTKLPLKFPDAETDQIMMISYMIDGQGFLITNREIVSEDIEDFEFTPKPEYEGPFTVFNEPDEAALIQRWFEHIHETKPSIFVTYNGDFFDWPFVETRAAQLGLIMYREIGFQKDNQGEYKASQAIHMDCLRWVKRDSYLPVGSHNLKAAAKAKLGYDPVELDPEEMCRMATEEPQTLATYSVSDAVATYYLYMKYVHPFIFALCTIIPMEPDEVLRKGSGTLCEALLMVQAFHANIVFPNKQEQVFNKLTEDGHVLDSETYVGGHVEALESGVFRSDIPCRFKMNPAAFDSLLQRVERTLRHAIEEEENIPLEQVTNFNEVCDEIKRKLISLKEVPNRIECPLIYHLDVGAMYPNIILTNRLQPSAMVDEATCAACDFNKPGANCQRRMAWQWRGEIMPASRSEFHRIQQQLESEKFPPFFPNGRPRAFHELNREEQARHEKKRLGDYCRKAYKKVHLTRLEERVTTICQRENSFYVDTVRAFRDRRYEFKGLHKVWKKKLSSAQDNGDAAEVKRCKNMEILYESLQLAHKCILNSFYGYVMRKGARWYSMEMAGIVCFTGANIITQARELIEQIGRPLELDTDGIWCVLPNTFPENFVIKSTNEKKSKVTISYPGAMLNIMVKEGFTNHQYQELVDPASLTYETRAENSIFFEVDGPYLAMILPASKEEGKKLKKRYAVFNEDGSLAELKGFEVKRRGELQLIKIFQSSVFEAFLKGTTLEEVYSSVAKVADYWLDVLYSKAANMPDAELFELISENRSMSRKLEDYGEQKSTSISTAKRLAEFLGDQMVKDAGLSCRYVISRKPEGSPVTERAIPLAIFQAEESVKKHFLRKWLKMPSLHDLDIRSILDWSYYIERMGSAIQKIITIPAALQQVKNPVPRVRHPDWLHKKLLEKNDIYKQKKISELFTSEGKRQVAHQTEAAGETPDMEDFGVPQRPLQPAILISTKRKRISQGEDSQVESQDQELTQSWREILGPPPPIGASREELLLWLRYHKKKWELQLRQRKERRKRRRLIDGESQQTSGGVIRDGPTTGLGSFLRRTARSILDMPWQIVQIAETNHPGLYKLWAVIGSDLHCMKLNIPRVFYVNQRVPKQDEGATCKKVNRMLPRSGVVYYLYQYSVPEDMYLEHINEINAELSAPDIEGVYETQVPLLFRALVQLGCMCMVNKQVVRDLAGREADTFDLEHLEMRSLAQFSYLEPGSVRHIYLYHHSQGHKALFGLFIPSQRKANVFVLDTVRSNQMPNLSTLYGAERKALLEKTTEELLPPEKHLFEVRAENDIKAIYRALQRILLNYKDERRGPTLIAVQSNWELRRLAAGMTILEEFPVVPVHVIDEISYNVLDWQRHGARRMIKHYLNLDSCLSQAFDMARYYHLPVGNLPQDISIFGSDLFLARHLRKHNHLLWLSPTARPDLGGKEADDSRLVMESDERGSMEINSQGCYSTVCVELDIQSLAVNTILQSQHVNDMEGGASMGVSFDVIQHASLEEMMSGNQGVNAVASYDETALCSNTFRILKSMVVGWVREITQYHNVYADNQVMHFYRWLRSPSSLLYDPALQRTLLNMMKKIFLQLVAEFKRLGSSVIYGNFNRLILCTKKRRIDDAIAYVEYITNSIHSREIFHSLSITFSRCWEFLLWMDPANFGGVKGKLPSSLLYGEHGNDKKKKKDGAEDVGSEDEEDDVENRGDDEEQDGDEDDVEDLIESSWNIMQYLPQSTSCQKYFLVIVSAYIAAVYHSMRQELRRNAPGATPIKRRGGSQASQQPSGDVSALPGLITFSQEYVANELTQNFFTITQKIQKKVSSTRSVTLPSEMFPVLPGSHLPLNNPALEFIKYVCQVLSLDANIVNQVNKLKRDLLRLVDVGEFSEDAQFCDPCKSYVLPEVICHHCNFCRDLDLCKDPAVAQDGSVLPQWFCSNCQAQYDTESIEIALVEALQKKLMSYTLQDLECSKCKGVKEANMPLYCSCAGDFNLSFTTKSFSEQVEVFRNIAAHYNMSFLLETIDWVLNMNT comes from the exons GGATGATGCCTCCGCTATGTCCGCTGTCAATCGGCTGGAGCGCAGTCAGTTCACCGATGGGATGGACGAACGGTTTGGTTTTGAACGTATGAAGGAGCCCGGGGAGAAGACTGGGTGGCTGATCAACATGCACCCG ACTGAGATTCTGGATGATGACAAGAGAATGGTCAGTGCTGTGGACTATTACTTTATCCAGGAGGATGGAAACCGATTCAAG GTTGCTCTTCCCTTTAAGCCCTACTTCTATGTGGCCACTAAAAAG AACTGTGAGAGGGAGGTTATCTCCTTTCTATCAAAGAAGTTCCAAGGGAAAGTAGCAAAATTAGAAATTATGCCCAAAGAAGACTTGGATCTG CCAAATCATCTTGTGGGACTGAAGAGGAGCTACATCAAAATGTACTTTAACACAGTGGATGACCTTACTAAAGTGAAGAGGGAGATCTCACCTGCTGTCCGCAAGAACAGGGAGCGAGAGAAGTCCAATGATGCCTACACCAGCATGTTATCCAG TGCTTTGGTTGGTGGGAGTGTAGTGACAGAGGATGAGGATGGCTCATCAAAGAAAATGGCGGAACAACTTGACAACATCGTAGACATGCGGGAATATGATGTGCCCTATCACGTCCGTGTTGCTATTGATTTGAAGATTCACGTG GCTCACTGGTATAATGTGCGGTATAGAGGAAGTGCCTATCCTCCTGAGATTGTGCGCAGGGATGATCTTGTGGAGAGACCG GATCCTGTAGTACTGGCGTTTGATATCGAGACCACTAAACTCCCACTGAAGTTCCCTGATGCTGAAACAGACCAGATCATGATGATCTCATACATGATTGATGGTCAG GGCTTCCTCATCACAAACAGAGAAATTGTCTCTGAGGATATAGAGGATTTTGAGTTTACCCCAAAACCTGAGTATGAAGGTCCCTTCACTGTATTTAACGAACCCGATGAG GCTGCTCTCATCCAGCGATGGTTTGAACACATCCATGAGACCAAGCCTAGCATCTTTGTCACTTATAACGGAGACTTTTTTGATTG GCCATTTGTGGAGACCCGTGCGGCCCAGCTTGGCTTGATAATGTACCGTGAGATTGGTTTCCAGAAGGACAATCAGGGGGAATATAAAGCCAGCCAGGCTATTCACATGGACTGCCTCCG GTGGGTAAAGAGAGACAGTTACCTGCCTGTAGGTAGCCATAACCTGAAGGCTGCAGCAAAGGCCAAGTTAGGCTATGACCCTGTCGAGCTGGACCCAGAGGAGATGTGCCGTATGGCTACTGAAGAACCACAG actCTGGCCACCTATTCAGTGTCTGACGCTGTGGCCACATATTACCTTTACATGAAGTATGTTCATCCCTTCATTTTTGCCCTTTGCACCATTATCCCTATGGAACCCGATGAG GTTTTGCGAAAAGGCTCCGGTACCCTGTGTGAAGCCTTGCTGATGGTCCAGGCATTCCACGCCAACATCGTCTTCCCAAACAAGCAGGAGCAGGTGTTTAATAAACTCACAGAGGATGGTCATGTCCTCGATTCTGAGACTTACGTAGGTGGCCATGTAGAAGCTTTGGAATCTGGAGTGTTCCGGAGTGATATCCCGTGCCGCTTTAAAATG AATCCAGCAGCATTTGATTCCCTGCTTCAGAGGGTGGAGCGAACTCTTCGTCATGCCATTGAGGAAGAGGAGAACATTCCACTCGAACAGGTCACCAACTTCAATGAG GTGTGTGATGAAATCAAGAGGAAGCTGATCTCTCTGAAGGAAGTGCCCAATAGAATCGAATGTCCTCTTATTTACCATCTGGATGTGGGGGCTATGTACCCTAACATCATCCTCACCAACAGATTGCAG CCCTCTGCCATGGTGGATGAAGCTACATGTGCTGCCTGTGATTTCAATAAGCCTGGTGCAAACTGTCAGCGCAGGATGGCTTGGCAGTGGAGAGGAGAGATCA TGCCGGCCAGTAGGAGTGAGTTTCATCGTATTCAGCAGCAATTGGAGTCAGAAAAGTTTCCACCTTTCTTTCCTAATGGTCGACCTCGTGCTTTCCATGAGCTCAATCGAGAGGAACAGGCTCGACATGAGAAGAAACGCTTGGGAG ACTACTGTAGGAAAGCTTATAAGAAGGTTCATCTGACCAGACTGGAGGAGAGAGTCACAACTATTTGCCAGAGAGAGAATTCTTTTTATGTTGACACGGTTCGAGCTTTCAGAGACCGTCGATATGAGTTCAAAGGACTTCACAAG GTGTGGAAGAAGAAGCTGTCTTCAGCACAGGACAACGGGGACGCAGCGGAAGTGAAGCGCTGTAAGAACATGGAGATTCTCTACGAGTCTCTGCAGCTGGCGCACAAATGCATCCTCAACTCCTTTTATGGATACGTCATGAGGAAAGG agcACGCTGGTACTCAATGGAGATGGCAGGGATTGTGTGTTTCACTGGTGCCAACATCATCACACAAGCCAGAGAACTCATCGAGCAGATCGG GAGGCCTCTGGAGTTGGACACTGATGGTATCTGGTGTGTCCTTCCCAACACGTTCCCTGAGAACTTTGTCATAAAGTCTACCAATGAGAAGAAATCCAAAGTGACCATCAGTTATCCAGGAGCCATGCTCAATATCATGGTCAAG GAGGGCTTCACCAATCATCAGTATCAGGAACTTGTGGATCCTGCATCTCTAACATATGAGACTAGAGCTGAGAACAGCATCTTCTTTGAGGTTGATGGGCCATACCTGGCTATGATTTTACCTGCCTCCAAAGAAGAGGGAAAAAAGCTAAAGAAGAG GTATGCTGTGTTTAATGAGGATGGATCTCTGGCTGAGCTGAAGGGTTTTGAGGTGAAGAGGAGAGGAGAACTCCAGCTCATTAAGATCTTCCAGTCATCTGTGTTCGAAGCCTTTCTGAAAGGCACGACTCTAGAGGAGGTTTATTCCTCTGTGGCTAAAGTGGCAGACTATTGGCTTGATGTGCTTTACAGCAAG GCTGCAAATATGCCTGATGCAGAACTATTTGAGCTGATTTCGGAAAACCGATCAATGTCGCGTAAACTGGAAGATTACGGAGAACAGAAATCCACATCCATCAGCACAGCCAAGCGTCTCGCTGAGTTCCTTGGAGATCAAATGGTGAAGGACGCTGGCCTCAGCTGTCGATATGTCATCTCGCGTAAGCCGGAGGGCTCACCCGTCACTGAGAG GGCGATCCCTCTCGCCATATTTCAGGCAGAGGAAAGTGTGAAAAAGCATTTCCTTCGCAAGTGGTTAAAGATGCCCAGCCTCCATGATCTTGACATCAGATCT ATTCTGGACTGGAGTTACTACATTGAGCGTATGGGCAGTGCCATACAGAAGATCATCACTATCCCTGCAGCTCTACAACAG GTGAAAAATCCAGTACCCAGAGTGCGCCATCCAGACTGGTTGCATAAGAAGCTTCTGGAAAAGAATGACATCTACAAACAAAAGAAGATCAGTGAACTCTTCACCAGTGAGGGAAAGAGACAG GTGGCCCATCAAACTGAAGCAGCCGGTGAGACTCCTGATATGGAGGACTTTGGTGTTCCACAGCGCCCCCTGCAGCCTGCTATTCTCATTAGCACTAAGAGGAAGAGAATATCTCAGGGAGAGGACAGCCAAGTTGAGTCACAAGATCAGGAGCTCACTCAGTCTTGGAGAGAAATTCTGGGACCACCGCCACCTATTGGTGCCTCTCGG GAAGAACTTCTTCTCTGGTTGCGCTATCACAAGAAAAAATGGGAGCTGCAACTTCGGCAGAGGAAGGAACGCAGAAAGCGGCGACGTTTGATTGATGGAGAGTCTCAGCAAACCAGTGGTGGTGTAATACGTGATGGACCAACTACTGGACTAGGCAGTTTCCTGCGTCGAACTGCCCGCAGTATCCTCGACATGCCATGGCAGATTGTCCAG ATTGCAGAGACCAATCACCCTGGCCTTTATAAGCTGTGGGCTGTGATTGGCAGTGACCTGCATTGCATGAAACTCAATATCCCACGAGTCTTCTATGTCAATCAAAGAGTTCCCAAGCAAGACGAGGGAGCTACCTGCAAAAAG GTGAACAGGATGCTGCCACGCTCAGGTGTGGTGTATTACCTGTACCAGTATTCAGTACCTGAGGACATGTACCTGGAACATATCAACGAGATCAATGCAGAACTCTCTGCTCCTGATATTGAGGGAGTCTATGAGACACAG GTTCCCCTGCTGTTCCGGGCTCTTGTCCAGCTAGGCTGCATGTGTATGGTCAATAAACAGGTGGTCAGAGATCTGGCTGGCAGAGAGGCTGATACCTTTGACCTGGAGCACCTGGAGATGAGATCGCTTGCCCAGTTCAGCTACCTTGAGCCAG GCAGTGTAAGGCACATCTACCTGTACCATCACAGTCAGGGCCATAAAGCTCTGTTTGGTCTCTTCATACCATCCCAACGCAAAGCCAATGTCTTTGTCCTTGACACG GTTCGCAGTAATCAAATGCCAAACCTGAGCACATTGTATGGAGCAGAGCGCAAGGCACTACTAGAGAAGACCACAGAAGAGCTTTTACCACCTGAGAAACATCTGTTTGAAGTGCGTGCTGAAAATGACATCAAAGCCATCTACCGTGCATTACAACGCATACTCCTCAACTACAAG GATGAGCGTCGTGGTCCAACCCTGATTGCTGTTCAGTCTAACTGGGAGCTGCGGCGACTGGCAGCCGGCATGACGATACTGGAGGAGTTCCCGGTTGTACCTGTTCATGTAATAGACGAGATAAGCTACAATGTACTGGACTGGCAACGGCATGGGGCACGCCGAATGATCAAACACTACCTTAACCTTGACAGCTGCCTCTCGCAGGCTTTTGATATGGCCAG GTATTATCACCTGCCCGTGGGAAACCTGCCTCAGGACATTTCTATTTTTGGATCAGATCTATTTCTTGCACGTCATCTAAGAAAGCACAACCACCTGTTGTGGCTGTCACCAACGGCACGGCCGGATCTTGGGGGGAAAGAGGCTGACGACAGCAGACTGGTGATGGAGAGTGATGAGAGGGGCTCCATGGAGATCAACAGTCAGGGTTGCTACTCCACAG TTTGTGTGGAGTTGGATATTCAGAGCTTGGCAGTTAACACCATTCTGCAGTCCCAACATGTTAACGAcatggagggcggggccagcaTGGGTGTCAGCTTTGATGTCATTCAGCATGCGTCACTGGAGGAAATGATGTCAGGGAATCAGGGGGTAAACGCAGTGGCCAGCTATGATGAGACTGCCCTCTGTTCCAATACATTCAG GATCCTGAAGAGTATGGTTGTTGGTTGGGTTCGAGAGATCACGCAGTATCACAATGTCTATGCTGATAATCAGGTGATGCATTTTTACCGGTGGCTGCGCTCACCCAGTTCACTCCTGTATGACCCGGCCCTGCAGCGCACACTTCTCAACATGATGAAGAAGATCTTTCTACA GCTTGTGGCAGAGTTTAAGCGTCTTGGATCCTCAGTGATCTATGGAAACTTCAACCGCCTGATCCTCTGCACCAAGAAACGACGCattgatgatgccattgcatacGTGGAGTACATCACTAACAG CATCCATTCTCGAGAGATCTTTCACTCTTTGTCCATCACATTCTCACGTTGTTGGGAGTTTCTGCTGTGGATGGATCCTGCTAACTTTGGAGGAGTGAAGGGGAAGCTGCCCTCCAGCCTTCTCTATGGAGAG CATGGCAATGATAAGAAGAAAAAGAAGGATGGAGCAGAGGATGTTGGTAGTGAGGATGAGGAAGATGATGTAGAAAACAGAGGTGATGATGAAGAACAGGACGGTGATGAAGATGATGTGGAAGACCTGATCGAGAGTAGCTGGAACATCATGCAATACCTGCCTCAATCTACTTCCTGTCAGAAATACTTCCTCGTGATTGTCTCAG CCTATATTGCTGCTGTCTATCACAGCATGAGACAGGAGCTTCGAAGGAATGCTCCAGGTGCCACACCCATTAAGAGGCGGGGTGGGAGTCAAGCATCCCAACAGCCCTCCGGAGATGTCAGTGCACTTCCTG GTTTGATTACATTCTCGCAGGAGTATGTGGCCAATGAACTGACACAGAACTTCTTCACCATCACTCAGAAGATTCAGAAGAAAGTGTCGAGCACTCGCAGTGTGACACTACCATCTGAGATGTTTCCTGTTCTTCCCGGCTCTCACCTGCCCCTCAACAACCCTGCTTTGGAGTTTATTAAATATGTCTGCCAG GTGCTTTCTCTAGATGCCAACATTGTCAATCAGGTGAACAAACTGAAGCGTGATCTTTTACGATTGGTTGATGTCGGAGAATTCTCAGAGGACGCCCAGTTCTGTGACCCTTGCAAGTCTTACGTCCTGCCCGAGGTCATCTGCCACCATTGTAACTTCTGCCGTGACCTTGACCTCTGCAAAGACCCCGCAGTTGCCCAG GATGGTTCAGTTCTTCCTCAGTGGTTCTGTTCTAACTGCCAGGCCCAGTATGACACAGAGTCAATAGAAATAGCACTGGTGGAGGCACTGCAGAAGAAACTCATGAGTTACACTCTACAAGACCTG GAATGTTCCAAATGCAAAGGGGTGAAGGAAGCAAACATGCCGCTGTATTGTAGCTGTGCAGGAGACTTCAACCTCAGCTTCACCACAAAG AGTTTTTCTGAGCAGGTGGAAGTGTTCCGGAACATCGCCGCCCACTATAATATGAGCTTCCTGCTGGAGACCATTGACTGGGTCCTCAATATGAACACATAG